A region from the Engraulis encrasicolus isolate BLACKSEA-1 chromosome 18, IST_EnEncr_1.0, whole genome shotgun sequence genome encodes:
- the LOC134468789 gene encoding G-protein coupled receptor 6 → MVLNMWDFETGQRRDMEDGDLVNDTVELSSLLPLGDGNESQLFFSAASASALDFPVNPWDIMLCLSGTVIACENALVVAIIVYTPTLRAPMFVLIGSLATADLLAGVGLILNFAFQYLTSSDTVNLVTVGFLVASFTASVSSLLAITVDRYFSLYNALTYFSEKTLHCVHLMMVGTWGVSLCLGLLPVLGWNCLEEPSTCSIVRPLTRMHVTVLAASFFVVFGLMLCLYFKICKIVCRHAHQIALQQHFFSTSHLVATKKGVSTLAIILGTFGASWLPFAVYCLVGRQEYPEVYTYATLLPATYNSMINPIIYAYRNTDIQRALSVLFYGCFQVNASYRSRSPSEV, encoded by the exons ATGGTGCTGAACATGTGGGACTTTGAAACTGGACA GCGGAGAGACATGGAGGACGGAGACCTGGTGAACGACACGGTAGAGCTGTCGTCGCTGCTTCCCCTGGGGGATGGCAACGAGAGCCAGCTGTTTTTCTCCGCCGCCTCTGCCTCGGCCCTGGACTTTCCAGTGAATCCCTGGGACATCATGCTGTGCCTTTCGGGTACCGTGATCGCATGTGAGAACGCTCTCGTGGTGGCCATCATCGTCTACACCCCGACGCTGCGCGCGCCCATGTTCGTGCTCATCGGTAGCCTGGCGACGGCCGACCTGCTGGCCGGTGTGGGATTAATCCTGAACTTCGCCTTCCAGTACCTTACCTCATCCGACACCGTGAACCTCGTCACCGTGGGCTTTCTGGTGGCATCGTTCACCGCGTCGGTCAGCAGCCTTCTCGCCATCACCGTGGACCGTTACTTCTCCCTCTATAACGCGCTCACTTACTTCTCCGAGAAGACATTGCACTGCGTGCACCTGATGATGGTAGGCACGTGGGGCGTGTCGCTGTGCCTTGGGCTGCTGCCGGTGTTGGGCTGGAACTGTCTCGAGGAGCCCAGCACCTGCAGCATCGTGCGCCCGCTGACCCGGATGCACGTCACGGTGCTGGCCGCCTCTTTCTTTGTGGTGTTCGGACTAATGCTGTGCCTGTACTTCAAGATCTGCAAGATAGTGTGCCGCCACGCGCATCAGATCGCCTTGCAGCAGCACTTTTTCAGCACCTCGCATCTCGTGGCCACCAAGAAAGGCGTCTCCACTTTGGCCATCATCTTGGGAACGTTTGGCGCCAGCTGGCTGCCGTTTGCCGTATACTGCCTAGTGGGGAGGCAGGAGTATCCAGAGGTGTACACGTACGCCACCCTGCTTCCTGCCACCTACAACTCTATGATCAACCCCATCATATATGCCTACCGGAACACAGACATCCAACGCGCGCTGTCCGTCTTGTTTTATGGTTGTTTTCAAGTGAATGCGTCTTACCGGTCTAGATCCCCGAGTGAAGTGTGA